The following nucleotide sequence is from Ferruginibacter lapsinanis.
AAGCCTGTCATCAGTTTTGATATTCAATTGCCGGATGAAAGTTTAAATGTGCCGATCAGTAATGCTTTGCGAACCACTATCGAAAACAAGCTGACTCAAATGCGTGGAGATGCGGCTGCAACAAATAAAGAAGTTTTTTCGTTGCTATTGCTTGGCCGCTTTGTAGGAGAACAAAGCTCAGATTTTTTTAAGGGCAATGGAGCAACAATCGATGATGTGGCAAGACAAAGCGTAAGCAAATTTTTATCTTCTGCCCTTAATCAAATAGCCGCAGATCTTTTTAAAGGAATAGATATTGATCTTAATTTAAATAGTTACCAGGATTTTAGTAATGGCACTGCACAACAAAAAACAGACTTGAATGTGGCAGTAAGCAAAAACTTTTTGAATAACAGGTTGACTGTTACTGCAGGTAAGAATTTTGGTATAGAAGGAAAAGGAGAAGGGGCAAAAACCGTACAGCAAAATACCAGCTCATTTCCTGACCTGACATTGAATTATAAATTGTCCAGAGATGGGAAATACATGCTAAAGGCATACAAGAAAGAACAATATGAAGTAACAGTAGATGGGTATGTGGTTGAAACGGGAGTAGCATTTGTTATCACTCTTGAATATGACAAATTCAAAGAACTGTTTCATAAAAAAAAGAAACGAACAAAAAAAAGTCCGCCAATTAGATGAGTAAGTATATTTTATATTTTTTGCTGATACTGTTTACTGCAAGTAGTTGCAGCGTAAGGAGGCATTTGCCCAAAGATGAACAATTGTATAGAGGCGCAACGATACACGTCAAAAAGGATGAAGGGGTAAAAAACTCTATTGCTTCACTCAGAAAAAAATTAAAGCCTGCAGTAAGACCCACAGCCAATAAATTTATTCTTGGCCAGCCTTATAAAGTATGGTGGTGGTATTTTATCGGCAGGCCAAAAAGAGAAAAGGGATTAAAAGCATGGCTTAGAAAAAAATTAGGAGAAGCGCCGGTGCTAAGCAGCAGGGTTAATGCAACTGTTACCGCAGAAAATATGACAGCAGCTTTAGAAAACCTGGGTTATTTTCATAGCACAGTACAAGGAGATACAGTGAATAAAAGTTATTTTACAAGAGCTGTTTATACAGCTTATGTAATGCCGCAATATAAAATAAAGAGTATAGTATGGGTGAGTGATAGCTCAGAATTATTAAGAACATTAGAAACAGCGAATAAAAATACAGTTTTAAAACCCGGCAAATATTATAGTCTGAAAGATATTGAAGCTGAAAGAAGTAGGTTAGATCTGGAGATAAAAACAAAGGGCTATTATTTTTTTAATCCGGATTATCTCATGGCCTATGCTGATAGTACTATTGGTAATCATGAAGTGGATCTGTTTTTGAACGTAAAAAAAACAACACCTGCCCTTGCCAAACATGCTTTTGCTATCAATCGTATTACGATCTTTCCAAACTATACGTTAATACTTCCTCCGCCCGATACCAGTAAGATCGGCACGGTTAATTATGATCGATTATTGATACGAGATACGGTTCATAAGTTTAAGCCTTTGTTATTTAAAAGGATGATCACTTACAGACCCGGGGATACCTATAGCAGAAAAGATCAAAACACTTCGTTGAATCGTTTAATAAGTTTGGGCGCTTTTAAATTTGTAAAAAATCGGTTTGAACTTGTAAAGGATACAGGTAGCCTGCATTTGTTAAATGCCTATTACTACCTCACTCCGGCAAAAAGTAAATCTCTGCAGGTGGAGATAGATGGGTTTTCAAAAGAGAATAAATATTACGGATCGCTGGCGAGTTTGAATTGGAAGAACAAAAATGCCTTTCACGGAGCAGAGCAATTGGCCATAAAAGTATATGGTAGCTTTGAAGTGTCAAGGGCCGACTCTTTAAAAAACAGTGGCAATTATCGGTTAGGGGCACAGGCGTCGATCGCTTATCCGAGATTTGCACTTCCCTTCTTTACTTTGAAAGAAAGTAATTTATATCCTCCACGTACCAGTTTTTCATTGGGGTATGAATTATTTATTAAACAAAGTTTTTATACGCAAAATATATTTCGTCTCAAATACGAATTTGCCTGGAAACAAAGCAGCAATAAGGAACATACCTTATCACCTATTGCGATCACTTATTTGAATGCTATACATGTAACGGATGCTTTTCGTGCTGCTGCTGCACAGAACCCATCTATTTTATCAAGTGTATATTCAGAAGTAATTCTTAGTACACTCTATTCTTTTACATACAATACAATGAACCCAACTGATAAAAATCAGTTTTATTTTACCGGAGGGGCAGATCTTTCCGGAAATATTACCGGGTTAATAACGGGTGCAAAAAAGGCAAGAGATAAAAAGATATTTAATACACCTTTTGCTCAATATGTAAAGGTAGATGCGGAGGTTGTTTATAAAAGAATCATAAAAGAGAAACTAAATTGGGTAAATCATTTTCAAATTGGAATTGGTGTACCGTATGATAATTCTGCAATACTTCCTTTTTCTAAACAATATACTATTGGCGGAGCTAGTTCTATCAGAGGCTTTCCTGCACGTACATTAGGCCCCGGTACCTATTTGCCTGATAAAAATGACATACATTTTTTTCAAACCATTGGCGGTGATTACAAATTGTTATTGAATAGTGAGATACGTTTTCCTTTATTTGGAAGTTTTGCCGGTGCAGTTTTTGCCGACATAGGAAATGTATGGACAAAAGATACGCTGCTGTTTGGCCCGAAGGCACAGCTGACAAAAGATTTTTATAAAGAACTGGCTGTGGCGTCCGGCATAGGTATTCGATTTGATGCCAATGTGCTTTTAATAAGATTAGACCTGGGTGTTCCACTGCGGAAACCTTTTTTGCCAGATGGCAAACGTTGGGTATTTGATCAGATTTCATTTGGTGATAAATACTGGAGAAGAAGCAATTTAATATTGAATATAGCCATCGGTTATCCTTTTTAGTTTTCTTACTCATAATGTGTGAATAATGTAAATCATTTCAACTATTGTGTAACACTATCGGCAGTAAAATAGACCATCTTTGAGTTTCACACTTAAACTATTTTTTATGCCTATTCTTACTATTTTGATCGTCTTGATTGTTGTCGGGGTCCTTCTTTGGTTGGTAAATACTTATTTGCCGATGGATCGAAAAATTAAAAACATTCTCAATATTGTAGTGGTGATCGTTGTTGTTATATGGTTACTTAAAGCCTTTGGTGTTCTGTCTTCTTTAAATAATCTACACACATAATCATATCCATTAACAATATCAGTAATTCAATAAATTAAAATACAATGAAACATTTACAAATAATTCAGCTTTT
It contains:
- a CDS encoding Thivi_2564 family membrane protein; the protein is MPILTILIVLIVVGVLLWLVNTYLPMDRKIKNILNIVVVIVVVIWLLKAFGVLSSLNNLHT
- the tamL gene encoding translocation and assembly module lipoprotein TamL, whose amino-acid sequence is MSKYILYFLLILFTASSCSVRRHLPKDEQLYRGATIHVKKDEGVKNSIASLRKKLKPAVRPTANKFILGQPYKVWWWYFIGRPKREKGLKAWLRKKLGEAPVLSSRVNATVTAENMTAALENLGYFHSTVQGDTVNKSYFTRAVYTAYVMPQYKIKSIVWVSDSSELLRTLETANKNTVLKPGKYYSLKDIEAERSRLDLEIKTKGYYFFNPDYLMAYADSTIGNHEVDLFLNVKKTTPALAKHAFAINRITIFPNYTLILPPPDTSKIGTVNYDRLLIRDTVHKFKPLLFKRMITYRPGDTYSRKDQNTSLNRLISLGAFKFVKNRFELVKDTGSLHLLNAYYYLTPAKSKSLQVEIDGFSKENKYYGSLASLNWKNKNAFHGAEQLAIKVYGSFEVSRADSLKNSGNYRLGAQASIAYPRFALPFFTLKESNLYPPRTSFSLGYELFIKQSFYTQNIFRLKYEFAWKQSSNKEHTLSPIAITYLNAIHVTDAFRAAAAQNPSILSSVYSEVILSTLYSFTYNTMNPTDKNQFYFTGGADLSGNITGLITGAKKARDKKIFNTPFAQYVKVDAEVVYKRIIKEKLNWVNHFQIGIGVPYDNSAILPFSKQYTIGGASSIRGFPARTLGPGTYLPDKNDIHFFQTIGGDYKLLLNSEIRFPLFGSFAGAVFADIGNVWTKDTLLFGPKAQLTKDFYKELAVASGIGIRFDANVLLIRLDLGVPLRKPFLPDGKRWVFDQISFGDKYWRRSNLILNIAIGYPF